Proteins encoded within one genomic window of Solenopsis invicta isolate M01_SB chromosome 10, UNIL_Sinv_3.0, whole genome shotgun sequence:
- the LOC113002952 gene encoding uncharacterized protein LOC113002952 isoform X1, which produces METRKRSTTAPVGSMVTFWQAEENITKVRGPTITLCHDGITGCGLYLALSFLLERMVVEKECDVYLAVQSVKRSKRDFVSSLADLNTNILICHQSITETNYYLQTLLDDFQLRFDYEY; this is translated from the exons ATGGAAACACGGAAAAGATCAACCACTGCCCCAGTTGGATCGATGGTAACATTTTGGCAAGCAGAAGAAAATATCACGAAAGTTAGAGGACCCACTATTACACTTTGcca TGACGGAATAACTGGATGTGGTCTCTATCTAGCATTGAGTTTCTTGTTGGAACGAATGGTTGTCGAAAAAGAATGCGATGTTTATTTAGCGGTGCAATCTGTCAAACGGTCAAAAAGAGATTTTGTTTCTTCTCTG gcTGACCTAAATACTAATATCTTAATATGTCATCAATCAATCACAGAGACAAACTATTATCTTCAGACATTACTTGACGATTTTCAACTAAGGTTTGATTATGAATACTAG
- the LOC113002952 gene encoding uncharacterized protein LOC113002952 isoform X2, with amino-acid sequence METRKRSTTAPVGSMVTFWQAEENITKVRGPTITLCHDGITGCGLYLALSFLLERMVVEKECDVYLAVQSVKRSKRDFVSSLVHLEYLYDAVEAVF; translated from the exons ATGGAAACACGGAAAAGATCAACCACTGCCCCAGTTGGATCGATGGTAACATTTTGGCAAGCAGAAGAAAATATCACGAAAGTTAGAGGACCCACTATTACACTTTGcca TGACGGAATAACTGGATGTGGTCTCTATCTAGCATTGAGTTTCTTGTTGGAACGAATGGTTGTCGAAAAAGAATGCGATGTTTATTTAGCGGTGCAATCTGTCAAACGGTCAAAAAGAGATTTTGTTTCTTCTCTG gtacATCTGGAATATTTATATGATGCTGTAGAGGCTGTGTTTTAG
- the LOC105205071 gene encoding uncharacterized protein LOC105205071, translating to MYQDKKCGKNSSTRPGKKRAKRKFSANQYTNENDTEFTSTSAKKLAGSNDFETTVFPSNVYAILNFTLVFSTLSNILKCKKCNGDVKFGKKDERGLGFKLSVLCKCDEQFIYSCEKVNNKSYEINRRFVFVMRLLGIGLSGINTFLGLMDFGQKMSIRMYYAAVENIFTAVSSVFNEVIRKAGCEEKEKNAANGNNENELTVSGDGTWSKRGFSSMFGVVTLIGHYSSKVLDVLVKSTFCKMCITQKKSMTETEFDTWFSEHEKMCQANHKGSAGDMEVHGMLDMFERAQRLHAAEYKNYIGDGDTKTFKALLQEHQGIQKKECINHVQKRMGSRLRNVKKKNKKIGGHGPGKLTDKLINELTIYYGFAIRRNPHDVEKMRNDVWATFYHKMSTNETPQHERCPSGPNSWCKWRQAEAAGTLQSYNHPPPLDSKVQELIQPIYEDLSSQDLLNRCCGGFTQNNNECFNKTIWQFAPKHVFCASNIITIAAYLATCIFNEGFQPILKIMSIMGITIGPNAHNFACTRDQQRITDAERRSTYQSVEERTARKNERLQDQINFEEAEGLLYGPGIAD from the coding sequence ATGTATCAAGATAAAAAGTGCGGTAAAAATAGCTCAACACGTCCCGGTAAAAAACGAGCGAAGAGAAAATTTAGTGCAAATCAATACACGAATGAGAATGACACAGAATTCACTAGCACGTCGGCGAAGAAATTAGCCGGTTCCAATGATTTCGAAACGACCGTTTTTCCGAGTAACGTATATGCGATATTGAATTTCACGCTAGTTTTTTCCACTCTTTCCAacattttgaaatgtaaaaaatgtaatggaGACgtgaaatttggaaaaaaagatGAACGAGGCTTAGGATTTAAACTTTCTGTTTTATGCAAGTGTGACGAGcagtttatttattcatgtgaAAAAGTTAACAATAAATCTTATGAAATAAATCGGCGATTTGTATTTGTTATGCGACTTTTGGGCATTGGATTGAGTGGTATTAATACATTTCTCGGATTGATGGATTTTGGACAAAAAATGAGCATAAGGATGTACTACGCTGCCGTTGAAAATATATTCACTGCTGTAAGCTCTGTGTTCAACGAAGTCATCAGAAAAGCAGGTtgtgaggaaaaagaaaaaaatgctgcCAATGGAAATAATGAGAATGAATTAACAGTGTCAGGAGATGGAACATGGAGCAAGCGAGGATTTTCTTCTATGTTTGGTGTAGTTACATTGATTGGGCATTATTCAAGTAAAGTACTAGATGTTTtggtaaaatctactttttgtaaaatgtgcatcacacaaaaaaaaagcATGACAGAAACCGAGTTTGACACATGGTTCAGCGAGCACGAGAAAATGTGTCAAGCCAACCACAAGGGAAGTGCCGGAGATATGGAGGTGCATGGAATGCTGGACATGTTTGAAAGAGCTCAACGTCTACACGCCgcggaatataaaaattacattggagACGGAGACACGAAAACGTTTAAAGCTTTATTACAAGAACATCAGGGAATCCAAAAAAAGGAGTGCATCAATCATGTGCAGAAAAGAATGGGCTCAAGATTACGGAAcgtgaaaaaaaagaacaaaaaaatcgGTGGACATGGTCCTGGAAAGCTCACAGACAAGTTAATTAACGAATTAACTATTTATTATGGCTTTGCAATTAGAAGGAATCCGCATGATGTCGAGAAAATGAGGAACGACGTGTGGGCAACATTTTATCACAAAATGTCGACGAACGAAACGCCTCAGCACGAGCGTTGCCCAAGCGGACCAAATTCATGGTGTAAGTGGCGGCAAGCGGAAGCGGCTGGAACTTTGCAGTCCTACAATCATCCTCCTCCTCTCGATTCGAAAGTGCAGGAATTAATTCAACCGATTTACGAAGATTTGTCATCGCAAGATTTGTTGAACCGTTGTTGCGGGGGATTCACTCAGAACAACAACGAGTGCTTCAACAAAACTATTTGGCAGTTCGCCCCAAAACACGTTTTTTGCGCCTCCAACATCATAACGATTGCAGCATATCTTGCCACCTGCATTTTTAATGAAGGTTTTCaacctattttaaaaattatgagcATCATGGGAATCACCATCGGCCCAAATGCCCACAATTTTGCTTGCACTCGCGACCAACAGCGTATTACAGACGCGGAGCGGCGATCGACATATCAGTCAGTGGAAGAAAGAACTGCCCGAAAAAACGAAAGATTGCAAGATCAAATCAATTTTGAGGAAGCCGAGGGTCTGCTATATGGTCCTGGAATAGCTGATTAG
- the LOC105204352 gene encoding protein ALP1-like — translation MAKSSLSIYFMLVINALCIIAPAVIKWPQGIEIDTIANQFEKSSNIPNVIGAIDGTYIPIKALKIDAESYINRKRFHAITLQGICDASMKFIDCFVGYPSSVSDVRIFRNSDIYTNIMSNTNRYFPGNQFLLGDKAHPALQWLIPPYIDRGNLDNVKKRFNEALSKCRQIIERAFALLKGRFRRLKYLDMNSTNLIPATILAACVIHNMCIDHEDTNIKEYMNEGIEVDDNMDENIRGPVQNCEYLYYRA, via the coding sequence ATGGCAAAGTCATCgctatcaatatattttatgctAGTAATTAATGCTCTTTGCATAATTGCACCTGCAGTAATAAAATGGCCACAAGGAATAGAAATTGACACAATTGcaaatcaatttgaaaaaagcTCAAATATTCCGAACGTTATTGGTGCAATTGACGGAACGTACATTCCAATCAAAGCTCTAAAAATTGACGCAGAAAGTTACATAAATCGGAAACGCTTTCATGCTATTACATTGCAAGGAATATGTGATGCATCAATGAAATTTATTGATTGCTTTGTAGGATATCCAAGTTCTGTGAGCGATGtaagaatttttagaaattcaGACATATATACTAATATAATGTCGAATACAAATCGCTACTTTCCtggaaatcaatttttattgggaGATAAAGCTCATCCTGCATTACAATGGCTAATTCCACCTTATATCGATAGAGGAAATTTAGATAACGTTAAAAAGCGATTTAATGAAGCTTTATCAAAATGCAGACAAATTATTGAAAGGGCATTTGCCCTCTTAAAAGGACGATTTAGAAGACTTAAATATTTAGACATGAATAGCACAAATTTAATACCAGCGACAATTTTGGCTGCATGTGTCATACATAACATGTGCATAGATCATGAAGATACAAATATTAAGGAATATATGAACGAAGGAATAGAAGTTGATGACAATATGGATGAAAATATTAGAGGCCCAGTTCAAAATTGTGAATACCTTTATTACAGAGCGTAA
- the LOC120356853 gene encoding uncharacterized protein LOC120356853 translates to MQDTRKRQNNVSIIQQSYSSNSSELADEFDADSIQTKKFQQRFDSEGTSDIPDSPKNLMSTESSNTELNSDCTTEVVRKRKEYKKTSLPSLERHSVNLDFDQDIKTILNNIYLRMDEISSKLDVSIINQTKLMTFLLPHEKKINRPNNLPALPLQSINDLRKFEKYLREPENMSATIKYISFYGSDPDETKATMNVMKKLMYNCLAKNINFKGLDPNSSKIPLEQCHMWDLIQGAVMCNKKENCDINKLKRACQNWLKQAPHRKQEIAYIPVKTPDASPRTPY, encoded by the exons ATGCAAGATACAAGAAAGAGgcaaaataatgtttcaatcATACAACAATCTTATTCTAGTAACTCATCTGAATTGGCAGATGAGTTTGATGCAGATTCAATACAAACGAAGAAATTCCAGCAAAGATTTGATTCAGAAGGAACTTCTGACATCCCTGATTCTCCCAAAAACTTAATGTCTACGGAGTCATCTAACACAGAATTAAACTCAGATTGTACTACAGAAgttgtaagaaaaagaaaagagtacAAAAAAACTTCACTTCCATCTTTAGAAAGACATTCTGTGAATTTAg attttgaccaagatataaaaacaattctaaacaatatatatcttaGAATGGACGAAATCAGCAGCAAGCTTGatgtatcaataataaatcaaacaaaattaatgaCTTTCCTTTTGCctcatgagaaaaaaataaatagaccCAATAATTTACCTGCCTTACCTCTACAATCTATAAATGATCTtcgaaaatttgagaaatactTGAGAGAGCCAGAAAATATGTCAGCTACG attaaatatattagtttttatggAAGTGATCCAGATGAAACAAAAGCAACGATGAAtgtgatgaaaaaattaatgtacaactgtttggcaaaaaacataaattttaaaggtCTTGATCCCAATTCATCAAAAATTCCTCTTGAACAATGTCATATGTGGGACCTAATTcaag GTGCTGtgatgtgtaataaaaaagaaaattgtgacATTAATAAACTGAAGAGAGCATGTCAAAATTGGTTGAAGCAAGCTCCACATCGGAAGCAAGAAATTGCATATATTCCTGTTAAGACTCCTGATGCCTCACCGAGAACTCCGTATTGA
- the LOC105201561 gene encoding uncharacterized protein LOC105201561 gives MINMQQYLFAHVVLVECLLSIPTAVPCNEMLITRIKELKEQSPALQQRLHDTAWQDIILRQDKISTVYLKKYPASDKDSDYLYIVYVDGVKL, from the exons ATGATTAATATGCAGCAATATCTCTTTGCGCATGTGGTGTTAGTAGAATGTTTGCTTTCCATTCCAACTGCAGTTCCTTGTAATGAGATGTTAATTACGCGAATAAAGGAATTGAAAGAACAATCGCCGGCTCTTCAGCAAAG ATTACACGACACTGCATGGCAAGATATAATACTGCGACAAG ATAAAATCAGTACAGTATATTTGAAGAAATACCCGGCTTCGGACAAGGACAGCGATTATCTATACATTGTTTATGTAGACGGAGTAAAACTTTAG